From a region of the Rhinopithecus roxellana isolate Shanxi Qingling chromosome 8, ASM756505v1, whole genome shotgun sequence genome:
- the DYRK3 gene encoding dual specificity tyrosine-phosphorylation-regulated kinase 3 isoform X2, translating to MKWKEKLGDGVYDTFMMIDETKCPPCSNVLCNPSEPPPPRRLNMTTEKFTRDHTQHFLDGGEMKVEQLFQEFGNRKSNTIQSDGISDSEKCSPTVSQGKSSDCLNTVKSNSSSKAPKVVPLTPEQALKQYKHHLTAYEKLEIINYPEIYFVGPNAKKRHGVIGGPNNGGYDDADGAYIHVPRDHLAYRYEVLKIIGKGSFGQVARVYDHKLRQYVALKMVRNEKRFHRQAAEEIRILEHLKKQDKTGSMNIIHMLESFTFRNHVCMAFELLSIDLYELIKKNKFQGFSVQLVRKFAQSILQSLDALHKNKIIHCDLKPENILLKHHGRSSTKVIDFGSSCFEYQKLYTYIQSRFYRAPEIILGSRYSTPIDIWSFGCILAELLTGQPLFPGEDEGDQLACMMELLGMPPPKLLEQSKRAKYFINSKGIPRYCSVTTQADGRVVLVGGRSRRGKKRGPPGSKDWGTALKGCDDYLFIEFLKRCLHWDPSARLTPAQALRHPWISKSVPRPLTTIDKVSGKRVVNPASAFQGLGSKLPPVVGIANKLKANLMSETNGSIPLCSVLPKLIS from the exons ATGAAGTGGAAAGAGAA GTTGGGGGATGGTGTCTATGATACCTTCATGATGATAGATGAAACCAAATGTCCCCCCTGTTCAAATGTGCTCTGCAATCCTTCTGAACCACCTCCACCCAGAAGACTAAAT ATGACCACTGAGAAGTTTACAAGAGATCATACTCAGCACTTTTTGGATGGAGGTGAGATGAAGGTAGAACAACTGTTTCAAGAATTTGGCAACAGAAAATCCAATACTATTCAGTCAGATGGCATCAGTGACTCTGAAAAATGCTCTCCTACTGTTTCTCAGGGTAAAAGTTCAGATTGCTTGAATACAGTAAAATCCAACAGTTCATCCAAGGCACCCAAAGTGGTGCCTCTGACTCCAGAACAAGCCCTGAAGCAATATAAACACCACCTCACTGCCTATGAGAAGCTGGAAATAATAAATTATCCAGAAATTTACTTTGTAGGTCCAAATGCCAAAAAAAGACATGGAGTTATTGGTGGTCCCAATAATGGGGGGTATGATGATGCAGATGGGGCCTACATTCATGTACCTCGAGACCATCTAGCTTATCGATATGAGGTGCTGAAAATTATTGGCAAGGGGAGTTTTGGGCAGGTGGCCAGGGTCTATGATCACAAACTGCGGCAGTACGTGGCCCTGAAAATGGTGCGCAATGAGAAGCGCTTTCATCGTCAAGCAGCTGAGGAGATCCGGATTTTGGAGCATCTTAAAAAACAGGATAAAACTGGTAGTATGAACATTATCCACATGCTGGAAAGTTTCACATTCCGGAACCATGTTTGCATGGCCTTTGAATTGCTGAGCATAGACCTTTATGagctgattaaaaaaaacaagtttcagGGTTTTAGCGTCCAGTTGGTACGCAAGTTTGCCCAGTCCATCTTGCAATCCTTGGATGCCCTCCACAAAAATAAGATTATTCACTGCGATCTGAAGCCAGAAAACATTCTCCTGAAACACCACGGGCGCAGTTCAACCAAGGTCATTGACTTTGGGTCCAGCTGTTTCGAGTACCAGAAGCTCTACACATATATCCAGTCTCGGTTCTACAGAGCTCCAGAAATCATCTTAGGAAGCCGTTACAGCACACCGATTGACATATGGAGTTTTGGCTGCATCCTTGCAGAACTTTTAACAGGACAGCCTCTCTTCCCTGGAGAGGATGAAGGAGACCAGTTGGCCTGCATGATGGAGCTTCTAGGGATGCCACCACCAAAACTTCTGGAGCAATCCAAACGTGCCAAGTACTTTATTAATTCCAAGGGCATACCCCGCTACTGCTCTGTGACTACTCAGGCAGATGGGAGGGTTGTGCTTGTGGGGGGTCGCTCACGTAGGGGTAAAAAGCGGGGTCCCCCGGGCAGCAAAGACTGGGGAACAGCACTGAAAGGGTGTGATGACTACTTGTTTATAGAGTTTTTGAAAAGGTGTCTTCACTGGGACCCCTCTGCCCGCCTGACCCCAGCTCAAGCATTAAGACACCCTTGGATTAGCAAGTCTGTCCCCAGACCTCTCACCACCATAGACAAGGTGTCAGGGAAACGGGTAGTTAATCCTGCAAGTGCTTTCCAGGGATTGGGTTCTAAGCTGCCTCCAGTTGTTGGAATAGCTAATAAGCTTAAAGCTAACTTAATGTCAGAAACCAATGGTAGTATACCCCTATGCAGTGTATTGCCAAAACTGATTAGCTAG
- the DYRK3 gene encoding dual specificity tyrosine-phosphorylation-regulated kinase 3 isoform X3, translating to MGGTARGPGRKDAGPPGAGLPPQQRRLGDGVYDTFMMIDETKCPPCSNVLCNPSEPPPPRRLNMTTEKFTRDHTQHFLDGGEMKVEQLFQEFGNRKSNTIQSDGISDSEKCSPTVSQGKSSDCLNTVKSNSSSKAPKVVPLTPEQALKQYKHHLTAYEKLEIINYPEIYFVGPNAKKRHGVIGGPNNGGYDDADGAYIHVPRDHLAYRYEVLKIIGKGSFGQVARVYDHKLRQYVALKMVRNEKRFHRQAAEEIRILEHLKKQDKTGSMNIIHMLESFTFRNHVCMAFELLSIDLYELIKKNKFQGFSVQLVRKFAQSILQSLDALHKNKIIHCDLKPENILLKHHGRSSTKVIDFGSSCFEYQKLYTYIQSRFYRAPEIILGSRYSTPIDIWSFGCILAELLTGQPLFPGEDEGDQLACMMELLGMPPPKLLEQSKRANHHPQHQWPPTISSAFCLRDWE from the exons ATGGGAGGCACAGCTCGCGGGCCTGGGCGGAAGGATGCGGGGCCGCCCGGGGCCGGGCTCCCGCCCCAGCAGCGAAG GTTGGGGGATGGTGTCTATGATACCTTCATGATGATAGATGAAACCAAATGTCCCCCCTGTTCAAATGTGCTCTGCAATCCTTCTGAACCACCTCCACCCAGAAGACTAAAT ATGACCACTGAGAAGTTTACAAGAGATCATACTCAGCACTTTTTGGATGGAGGTGAGATGAAGGTAGAACAACTGTTTCAAGAATTTGGCAACAGAAAATCCAATACTATTCAGTCAGATGGCATCAGTGACTCTGAAAAATGCTCTCCTACTGTTTCTCAGGGTAAAAGTTCAGATTGCTTGAATACAGTAAAATCCAACAGTTCATCCAAGGCACCCAAAGTGGTGCCTCTGACTCCAGAACAAGCCCTGAAGCAATATAAACACCACCTCACTGCCTATGAGAAGCTGGAAATAATAAATTATCCAGAAATTTACTTTGTAGGTCCAAATGCCAAAAAAAGACATGGAGTTATTGGTGGTCCCAATAATGGGGGGTATGATGATGCAGATGGGGCCTACATTCATGTACCTCGAGACCATCTAGCTTATCGATATGAGGTGCTGAAAATTATTGGCAAGGGGAGTTTTGGGCAGGTGGCCAGGGTCTATGATCACAAACTGCGGCAGTACGTGGCCCTGAAAATGGTGCGCAATGAGAAGCGCTTTCATCGTCAAGCAGCTGAGGAGATCCGGATTTTGGAGCATCTTAAAAAACAGGATAAAACTGGTAGTATGAACATTATCCACATGCTGGAAAGTTTCACATTCCGGAACCATGTTTGCATGGCCTTTGAATTGCTGAGCATAGACCTTTATGagctgattaaaaaaaacaagtttcagGGTTTTAGCGTCCAGTTGGTACGCAAGTTTGCCCAGTCCATCTTGCAATCCTTGGATGCCCTCCACAAAAATAAGATTATTCACTGCGATCTGAAGCCAGAAAACATTCTCCTGAAACACCACGGGCGCAGTTCAACCAAGGTCATTGACTTTGGGTCCAGCTGTTTCGAGTACCAGAAGCTCTACACATATATCCAGTCTCGGTTCTACAGAGCTCCAGAAATCATCTTAGGAAGCCGTTACAGCACACCGATTGACATATGGAGTTTTGGCTGCATCCTTGCAGAACTTTTAACAGGACAGCCTCTCTTCCCTGGAGAGGATGAAGGAGACCAGTTGGCCTGCATGATGGAGCTTCTAGGGATGCCACCACCAAAACTTCTGGAGCAATCCAAACGTGCCAA
- the DYRK3 gene encoding dual specificity tyrosine-phosphorylation-regulated kinase 3 isoform X1 encodes MGGTARGPGRKDAGPPGAGLPPQQRRLGDGVYDTFMMIDETKCPPCSNVLCNPSEPPPPRRLNMTTEKFTRDHTQHFLDGGEMKVEQLFQEFGNRKSNTIQSDGISDSEKCSPTVSQGKSSDCLNTVKSNSSSKAPKVVPLTPEQALKQYKHHLTAYEKLEIINYPEIYFVGPNAKKRHGVIGGPNNGGYDDADGAYIHVPRDHLAYRYEVLKIIGKGSFGQVARVYDHKLRQYVALKMVRNEKRFHRQAAEEIRILEHLKKQDKTGSMNIIHMLESFTFRNHVCMAFELLSIDLYELIKKNKFQGFSVQLVRKFAQSILQSLDALHKNKIIHCDLKPENILLKHHGRSSTKVIDFGSSCFEYQKLYTYIQSRFYRAPEIILGSRYSTPIDIWSFGCILAELLTGQPLFPGEDEGDQLACMMELLGMPPPKLLEQSKRAKYFINSKGIPRYCSVTTQADGRVVLVGGRSRRGKKRGPPGSKDWGTALKGCDDYLFIEFLKRCLHWDPSARLTPAQALRHPWISKSVPRPLTTIDKVSGKRVVNPASAFQGLGSKLPPVVGIANKLKANLMSETNGSIPLCSVLPKLIS; translated from the exons ATGGGAGGCACAGCTCGCGGGCCTGGGCGGAAGGATGCGGGGCCGCCCGGGGCCGGGCTCCCGCCCCAGCAGCGAAG GTTGGGGGATGGTGTCTATGATACCTTCATGATGATAGATGAAACCAAATGTCCCCCCTGTTCAAATGTGCTCTGCAATCCTTCTGAACCACCTCCACCCAGAAGACTAAAT ATGACCACTGAGAAGTTTACAAGAGATCATACTCAGCACTTTTTGGATGGAGGTGAGATGAAGGTAGAACAACTGTTTCAAGAATTTGGCAACAGAAAATCCAATACTATTCAGTCAGATGGCATCAGTGACTCTGAAAAATGCTCTCCTACTGTTTCTCAGGGTAAAAGTTCAGATTGCTTGAATACAGTAAAATCCAACAGTTCATCCAAGGCACCCAAAGTGGTGCCTCTGACTCCAGAACAAGCCCTGAAGCAATATAAACACCACCTCACTGCCTATGAGAAGCTGGAAATAATAAATTATCCAGAAATTTACTTTGTAGGTCCAAATGCCAAAAAAAGACATGGAGTTATTGGTGGTCCCAATAATGGGGGGTATGATGATGCAGATGGGGCCTACATTCATGTACCTCGAGACCATCTAGCTTATCGATATGAGGTGCTGAAAATTATTGGCAAGGGGAGTTTTGGGCAGGTGGCCAGGGTCTATGATCACAAACTGCGGCAGTACGTGGCCCTGAAAATGGTGCGCAATGAGAAGCGCTTTCATCGTCAAGCAGCTGAGGAGATCCGGATTTTGGAGCATCTTAAAAAACAGGATAAAACTGGTAGTATGAACATTATCCACATGCTGGAAAGTTTCACATTCCGGAACCATGTTTGCATGGCCTTTGAATTGCTGAGCATAGACCTTTATGagctgattaaaaaaaacaagtttcagGGTTTTAGCGTCCAGTTGGTACGCAAGTTTGCCCAGTCCATCTTGCAATCCTTGGATGCCCTCCACAAAAATAAGATTATTCACTGCGATCTGAAGCCAGAAAACATTCTCCTGAAACACCACGGGCGCAGTTCAACCAAGGTCATTGACTTTGGGTCCAGCTGTTTCGAGTACCAGAAGCTCTACACATATATCCAGTCTCGGTTCTACAGAGCTCCAGAAATCATCTTAGGAAGCCGTTACAGCACACCGATTGACATATGGAGTTTTGGCTGCATCCTTGCAGAACTTTTAACAGGACAGCCTCTCTTCCCTGGAGAGGATGAAGGAGACCAGTTGGCCTGCATGATGGAGCTTCTAGGGATGCCACCACCAAAACTTCTGGAGCAATCCAAACGTGCCAAGTACTTTATTAATTCCAAGGGCATACCCCGCTACTGCTCTGTGACTACTCAGGCAGATGGGAGGGTTGTGCTTGTGGGGGGTCGCTCACGTAGGGGTAAAAAGCGGGGTCCCCCGGGCAGCAAAGACTGGGGAACAGCACTGAAAGGGTGTGATGACTACTTGTTTATAGAGTTTTTGAAAAGGTGTCTTCACTGGGACCCCTCTGCCCGCCTGACCCCAGCTCAAGCATTAAGACACCCTTGGATTAGCAAGTCTGTCCCCAGACCTCTCACCACCATAGACAAGGTGTCAGGGAAACGGGTAGTTAATCCTGCAAGTGCTTTCCAGGGATTGGGTTCTAAGCTGCCTCCAGTTGTTGGAATAGCTAATAAGCTTAAAGCTAACTTAATGTCAGAAACCAATGGTAGTATACCCCTATGCAGTGTATTGCCAAAACTGATTAGCTAG